The genomic DNA CGAGTACCCCTCCTTCGCCAGGCTGTGGGTGGCGACCAGCTGGCGCGGGGCCGGGGAGTGGGCGGAGACACTCGCGTCCCTCCGCCACCGCGTGGTGGGGCTCGTGGAGGAGGGTCTCGAACTCGCCGTGCCGTCCGCGGACGCGGCGACGGTCCGCCTCACGGCTCACGCGATCTTCGGCTCGGTCTTCGCGCTCTCGCTCGACGACGGCCAGGCGCGCCGCCCGTCAGTTCCCGAACGAGTCTCGATCTGCCTTTTGACCGCACGCGGCCTCGCGGAGCAGGACGGGGCCTGATTCGGCGGGAGCGTCGTCGTCATCTCCTGCCAGAAGCAGAAGGCTAGCGGGGCGCGATGAAGGAGAGCAGGCGCGCGTCACGCCCGTCCAGCTCCGCCCAGGGGGTGTCCGTCTCGAAAAGGCAGAGGCCCGCCGTGGGGTACTCCGTGGCCATCTCGATGACGGCCTCCTGGTCAGAGTCCATGCTCGCCAGCCGCATGGCCGTCTCCTGAACCCCTGGCATGTGCGCCACGATGAGGAGGGAGTCCACGGTGGCCGGGGCCTGGTTGATGACCGAGACGATCTCCGCCGCCGTGGCGTTGTACAGGCCGTCCATGAGGCGCGGCGTGGGGCCCTGCTCCCCCAGGGACTCGCCGATCCACGCGGCCGTCTGCCGGGTGCGCAGCGCGCTGGAGACCAGAATGCACTCCGGCACCCAGCCGTGCTCCTTCAGCGCCTCGCCGACAAGAGGGGCCTGCGCATGGCCCGCCGCGGAGAGCGGGCGCTCGTGGTCCTCGACGCCTCGGGGAAAGGCCGCCGTAGCGTGTCGAACAATACTGAGTCTGCGCACGCGGCCCCCTTCTCTGGCGGCAATGACCGCCTAAATGTAATATTCCGGGGCCG from Falsarthrobacter nasiphocae includes the following:
- a CDS encoding SixA phosphatase family protein — its product is MRRLSIVRHATAAFPRGVEDHERPLSAAGHAQAPLVGEALKEHGWVPECILVSSALRTRQTAAWIGESLGEQGPTPRLMDGLYNATAAEIVSVINQAPATVDSLLIVAHMPGVQETAMRLASMDSDQEAVIEMATEYPTAGLCLFETDTPWAELDGRDARLLSFIAPR